A window from Phalacrocorax aristotelis chromosome 5, bGulAri2.1, whole genome shotgun sequence encodes these proteins:
- the PPIL3 gene encoding peptidyl-prolyl cis-trans isomerase-like 3 — translation MAVTLHTDVGDIKIELFCERTPKTCENFLALCASNYYNGCVFHRNIKGFMVQTGDPLGTGKGGNSIWGKKFEDEFSEYLKHSVRGVVSMANNGPNTNGSQFFITYGKQPHLDMKYTVFGKVIDGLETLDELEKLPVNEKTYRPLNDVRIKDITIHANPFAL, via the exons ATG GCTGTCACGCTGCATACTGACGTAGGAGATATTAAAATTGAACTATTCTGTGAGCGTACACCAAAGACTTGCGAA AATTTCCTGGCTCTTTGTGCTAGTAACTACTACAATGGCTGCGTATTTCACCGAAATATAAAGGGCTTCATGGTTCAGACGGGGGATCCATTAG GCACTGGGAAAGGAGGTAACAGCATCTGGGGCAAGAAGTTTGAAGATGAATTCAGTGAATACCTAAAG cACAGTGTCCGTGGTGTAGTTTCGATGGCAAACAATGGTCCGAATACCAATGGATCACAGTTCTTCATCACTTACGGCAAGCAACCGCACCTAGATATGAAGTACACCGTCTTTGGGAA agTTATTGATGGCTTGGAGACCCTGGATGAGCTGGAGAAGCTGCCTGTGAATGAGAAAACCTACCGACCTCTTAATGATGTTCGCATTAAAGATATTACAATTCATGCCAACCCTTTTGCTCTGTAG
- the CLK1 gene encoding dual specificity protein kinase CLK1 isoform X1, with protein sequence MQHSRRTNYPDWDKKESPDRRRCDSANKTKRRSLSGAQESKHCRHDPPKLPDSTGSETKPVNERDHHERRYVEEYRNEYNQGCDTGHYSSKSSGYSGTSSYKRKYKTHQTTRYRRHSQKSHRRKRSRSVEDDEEGHLICQSGDVLSARYEVVATLGEGAFGKVVECIDHKAEDRHVAVKIVKNVDRYSEAAHAEIQVLEHLNALDPSSTYRCVQMLEWFEYHGHVCIVFELLGLSTYDFIKENGFLPFRLDHIRHMAYQICKSVNFLHLNKLTHTDLKPENILFVTSDYVEQYNPKLVGCCLLPRLPHSHCQGLFGHLHPITVSFQKCDERTLKNPDIKVVDFGSTTYDDEYHSTLVSTRHYRAPEVILALGWSQPCDVWSIGCILIEYYLGFTIFPTHDSKEHLAMMERILGPLPNHMIKKTWKRKYFHHDRLDWDEHSSAGRYVLRRCKPLKELMTCHDSDHKNLFDLIQKMLEYDPAKRITLEEALRHPFFFPLKQKRTLSPVAEQADAGVSPSKYKKR encoded by the exons atGCAGCATTCCAGGCGAACTAATTATCCTGACTGGGATAAAAAAGAAAGTCCGGATCGCAGAAGATGCGACAGTGCTAATAAGACAAAGAGGAGATCACTAAGTGGTGCACAGGAGAGCAAGCACTGCAGACATGATCCTCCTAAACTGCCTGACAG TACCGGTTCAGAAACCAAACCTGTAAATGAAAGAGACCATCATGAACGGCGCTATGTTGAAGAATACAGAAACGAGTACAATCAAGGATGTGATACTGGGCATTACAGTAGCAAATCATCAGGTTATAGTGGGACAAGTAGTTACAAAAGGAAATACAAGACACATCAAACTACCCGTTACCGTCGTCATTCACAG AAGAGTCATCGAAGGAAAAGATCCAGGAGTGTAGAGGATGATGAGGAGGGTCACCTGATCTGTCAGAGTGGAGACGTACTAAGTGCAAGAT ATGAGGTTGTTGCTACTTTGGGTGAAGGTGCTTTCGGAAAAGTAGTGGAATGCATCGATCACAAAGC GGAAGACAGACATGTAGCTgtgaaaatagtaaaaaatgtTGATAGATACTCGGAAGCGGCTCATGCAGAAATACAAGTACTGGAACATTTAAATGCATTGGATCCCAGCAGTACATA TCGCTGTGTCCAGATGTTAGAATGGTTTGAGTACCACGGACACGTCTGCATTGTTTTTGAGCTACTGGGGCTGAGCACCTATGACTTCATTAAAGAGAATGGCTTTCTGCCATTCAGGCTGGACCACATTAGACACATGGCGTATCAGATCTGCAAATCTGTGAACT ttttgcaCTTGAACAAGCTGACACACACGGATCTGaaaccagaaaacattttatttgtgaCATCTGACTACGTGGAACAGTATAACCCCAAACTGGTAGGCTGCTGTCTTCTTCCCCGCCTGCCCCACAGCCATTGTCAGGGTTTATTTGGTCACTTGCATCCAAtcactgtttcatttcagaaatgcgATGAACGCACTCTAAAAAATCCAGACATCAAAGTTGTGGACTTTGGGAGCACAACCTATGATGATGAGTATCATAGCACTTTGGTGTCTACAAGACATTACCGAGCTCCTGAAGTTATCCTAG CACTAGGATGGTCACAACCATGTGATGTTTGGAGCATCGGGTGTATTCTGATAGAATACTACCTTGGATTCACCATATTTCCA ACCCATGACAGCAAAGAGCACCTGGCAATGATGGAGCGAATACTGGGGCCTTTGCCAAATCACATGATAAAGAAGACATG GAAACGCAAATATTTCCATCATGACCGACTGGATTGGGATGAACACAGTTCTGCTGGTAGATACGTCCTGAGGCGCTGTAAGCCACTCAAG GAATTAATGACCTGCCATGATTCAGACCACAAGAACCTCTTTGACCTCATTCAAAAGATGTTGGAGTATGACCCAGCCAAGCGCATTACTCTTGAAGAAGCACTAAGacatcctttcttcttccctctgaAGCAGAAGAGGACACTGTCCCCAGTAGCTGAGCAGGCTGATGCAGGTGTCAGTCCAAGCAAATACAAGAAAcgttaa
- the CLK1 gene encoding dual specificity protein kinase CLK1 isoform X2, translating into MQHSRRTNYPDWDKKESPDRRRCDSANKTKRRSLSGAQESKHCRHDPPKLPDSTGSETKPVNERDHHERRYVEEYRNEYNQGCDTGHYSSKSSGYSGTSSYKRKYKTHQTTRYRRHSQKSHRRKRSRSVEDDEEGHLICQSGDVLSARYEVVATLGEGAFGKVVECIDHKAEDRHVAVKIVKNVDRYSEAAHAEIQVLEHLNALDPSSTYRCVQMLEWFEYHGHVCIVFELLGLSTYDFIKENGFLPFRLDHIRHMAYQICKSVNFLHLNKLTHTDLKPENILFVTSDYVEQYNPKLKCDERTLKNPDIKVVDFGSTTYDDEYHSTLVSTRHYRAPEVILALGWSQPCDVWSIGCILIEYYLGFTIFPTHDSKEHLAMMERILGPLPNHMIKKTWKRKYFHHDRLDWDEHSSAGRYVLRRCKPLKELMTCHDSDHKNLFDLIQKMLEYDPAKRITLEEALRHPFFFPLKQKRTLSPVAEQADAGVSPSKYKKR; encoded by the exons atGCAGCATTCCAGGCGAACTAATTATCCTGACTGGGATAAAAAAGAAAGTCCGGATCGCAGAAGATGCGACAGTGCTAATAAGACAAAGAGGAGATCACTAAGTGGTGCACAGGAGAGCAAGCACTGCAGACATGATCCTCCTAAACTGCCTGACAG TACCGGTTCAGAAACCAAACCTGTAAATGAAAGAGACCATCATGAACGGCGCTATGTTGAAGAATACAGAAACGAGTACAATCAAGGATGTGATACTGGGCATTACAGTAGCAAATCATCAGGTTATAGTGGGACAAGTAGTTACAAAAGGAAATACAAGACACATCAAACTACCCGTTACCGTCGTCATTCACAG AAGAGTCATCGAAGGAAAAGATCCAGGAGTGTAGAGGATGATGAGGAGGGTCACCTGATCTGTCAGAGTGGAGACGTACTAAGTGCAAGAT ATGAGGTTGTTGCTACTTTGGGTGAAGGTGCTTTCGGAAAAGTAGTGGAATGCATCGATCACAAAGC GGAAGACAGACATGTAGCTgtgaaaatagtaaaaaatgtTGATAGATACTCGGAAGCGGCTCATGCAGAAATACAAGTACTGGAACATTTAAATGCATTGGATCCCAGCAGTACATA TCGCTGTGTCCAGATGTTAGAATGGTTTGAGTACCACGGACACGTCTGCATTGTTTTTGAGCTACTGGGGCTGAGCACCTATGACTTCATTAAAGAGAATGGCTTTCTGCCATTCAGGCTGGACCACATTAGACACATGGCGTATCAGATCTGCAAATCTGTGAACT ttttgcaCTTGAACAAGCTGACACACACGGATCTGaaaccagaaaacattttatttgtgaCATCTGACTACGTGGAACAGTATAACCCCAAACTG aaatgcgATGAACGCACTCTAAAAAATCCAGACATCAAAGTTGTGGACTTTGGGAGCACAACCTATGATGATGAGTATCATAGCACTTTGGTGTCTACAAGACATTACCGAGCTCCTGAAGTTATCCTAG CACTAGGATGGTCACAACCATGTGATGTTTGGAGCATCGGGTGTATTCTGATAGAATACTACCTTGGATTCACCATATTTCCA ACCCATGACAGCAAAGAGCACCTGGCAATGATGGAGCGAATACTGGGGCCTTTGCCAAATCACATGATAAAGAAGACATG GAAACGCAAATATTTCCATCATGACCGACTGGATTGGGATGAACACAGTTCTGCTGGTAGATACGTCCTGAGGCGCTGTAAGCCACTCAAG GAATTAATGACCTGCCATGATTCAGACCACAAGAACCTCTTTGACCTCATTCAAAAGATGTTGGAGTATGACCCAGCCAAGCGCATTACTCTTGAAGAAGCACTAAGacatcctttcttcttccctctgaAGCAGAAGAGGACACTGTCCCCAGTAGCTGAGCAGGCTGATGCAGGTGTCAGTCCAAGCAAATACAAGAAAcgttaa
- the CLK1 gene encoding dual specificity protein kinase CLK1 isoform X3 yields the protein MLEWFEYHGHVCIVFELLGLSTYDFIKENGFLPFRLDHIRHMAYQICKSVNFLHLNKLTHTDLKPENILFVTSDYVEQYNPKLKCDERTLKNPDIKVVDFGSTTYDDEYHSTLVSTRHYRAPEVILALGWSQPCDVWSIGCILIEYYLGFTIFPTHDSKEHLAMMERILGPLPNHMIKKTWKRKYFHHDRLDWDEHSSAGRYVLRRCKPLKELMTCHDSDHKNLFDLIQKMLEYDPAKRITLEEALRHPFFFPLKQKRTLSPVAEQADAGVSPSKYKKR from the exons ATGTTAGAATGGTTTGAGTACCACGGACACGTCTGCATTGTTTTTGAGCTACTGGGGCTGAGCACCTATGACTTCATTAAAGAGAATGGCTTTCTGCCATTCAGGCTGGACCACATTAGACACATGGCGTATCAGATCTGCAAATCTGTGAACT ttttgcaCTTGAACAAGCTGACACACACGGATCTGaaaccagaaaacattttatttgtgaCATCTGACTACGTGGAACAGTATAACCCCAAACTG aaatgcgATGAACGCACTCTAAAAAATCCAGACATCAAAGTTGTGGACTTTGGGAGCACAACCTATGATGATGAGTATCATAGCACTTTGGTGTCTACAAGACATTACCGAGCTCCTGAAGTTATCCTAG CACTAGGATGGTCACAACCATGTGATGTTTGGAGCATCGGGTGTATTCTGATAGAATACTACCTTGGATTCACCATATTTCCA ACCCATGACAGCAAAGAGCACCTGGCAATGATGGAGCGAATACTGGGGCCTTTGCCAAATCACATGATAAAGAAGACATG GAAACGCAAATATTTCCATCATGACCGACTGGATTGGGATGAACACAGTTCTGCTGGTAGATACGTCCTGAGGCGCTGTAAGCCACTCAAG GAATTAATGACCTGCCATGATTCAGACCACAAGAACCTCTTTGACCTCATTCAAAAGATGTTGGAGTATGACCCAGCCAAGCGCATTACTCTTGAAGAAGCACTAAGacatcctttcttcttccctctgaAGCAGAAGAGGACACTGTCCCCAGTAGCTGAGCAGGCTGATGCAGGTGTCAGTCCAAGCAAATACAAGAAAcgttaa
- the BZW1 gene encoding eIF5-mimic protein 2: protein MNNQKPQKPTLSGQRFKTRKRDEKERFDPTQFQDCIIQGLTETGTDLEAVAKFLDASGAKLDYRRYAETLFDILVAGGMLAPGGTLADDMTRTNVCVFAAQEDLETMQAFAQVFNKLIRRYKYLEKGFEDEVKKLLLFLKGFSESERNKLAMLTGILLANGTLNASILNSLYNENLVKEGVSAAFAVKLFKSWINEKDINAVAVSLRKVNMDNRLMELFPANKQSVEHFSKYFTEAGLKELSEYVRNQQTIGARKELQKELQEQMSRGDPFKDIILYVKEEMKKNNISEQTVVAIIWSSVMSTVEWNKKEELVAEQAIKHLKQYSPLLAAFTTQGQSELTLLLKIQEYCYDNIHFMKAFQKIVVLFYKAEVLSEEPILKWYKDAHLAKGKSVFLEQMKKFVEWLKNAEEESESEAEEGD, encoded by the exons ATGAATAATCAAAAGCCGCAGAAGCCGACGCTATCAGGCCAGCGttttaaaactagaaaaagAG atgaaaaaGAGAGGTTTGACCCTACTCAGTTCCAGGACTGTATTATTCAAGGTTTAACCGAAACTGGCACTGACTTGGAGGCAGTAGCAAAGTTTCTTGATGCTTCTGGTGCAAAACTTGATTATCGCCGCTATGCAGAAACACTTTTTGACATCCTGGTGGCTGGTGGCATGCTGG CCCCAGGTGGTACCCTGGCAGATGACATGACACGCACAAACGTCTGTGTATTTGCAGCACAGGAGGACCTAGAAACCATGCAAGCATTTGCTCAG GTTTTTAACAAGCTAATCAGGCGCTACAAGTACCTGGAAAAAGGCTTTGAAGATGAAGTCAAAAAG TTGTTGCTGTTCCTGAAAGGGTTCTCGGAGTCTGAGAGGAATAAACTGGCCATGTTGACGGGTATTCTGCTGGCCAACGGGACGCTTAATGCATCGATTCTCAACAGTCTTTACAATGAGAACTTGGTTAAAGAAG gtgtttctgcagcttttgcagTCAAGCTGTTCAAATCATGGATCAATGAGAAGGATATTAATGCAGTGGCTGTCAGTCTTCGTAAAGTAAACATGGATAACAGGCTGATG GAACTCTTCCCAGCCAACAAACAAAGTGTTGAACACTTTTCCAAGTACTTCACTGAAGCAGGACTAAAAGAACTTTCCGAGTATGTTCGGAACCAGCAAACCATAGGAGCTcggaaggagctgcagaaggaacTTCAGGAGCAGATGTCACGGGGAGATCCGTTCAAGGAT ATAATCTTGTATGTGAAGGaggagatgaagaaaaacaacatcTCGGAACAGACTGTGGTAGCCATAATCTGGTCAAGTGTAATGAGCACGGTGGAATGGAATAAAAAAGAGGAGCTGGTAGCAGAGCAAGCCATTAAGCACTTGAAG CAATACAGCCCTCTACTTGCTGCCTTTACTACCCAAGGTCAGTCAGAGCTGACTCTTCTGTTGAAGATTCAGGAGTATTGTTATGACAACATTCACTTCATGAAGGCCTTCCAGAAAATAGTGGTGCTCTTCTACAAAG CTGAAGTTCTGAGCGAAGAACCCATCCTGAAGTGGTATAAAGATGCGCACCTTGCAAAAGGAAAGAGTGTTTTTCTGGAGCAGATGAAAAAGTTTGTTGAATGGCTCAAGAATGCTGAGGAAG AGTCGGAGTCTGAAGCTGAAGAGGGTGACTGA